The Oscillatoria acuminata PCC 6304 genomic interval ATCGATTCCGGCCTCCATTGCCGTTTTGACTTCCGAGACATCCCCCCGAATCATCACGGTGAACCGTGCGCTACCCGCTCTAATATATCCCACTAAGGTGACGCGACCTGCTTTCACCATCGCGTCTGCTGCTGCTAAAATTCCTGGAAACCCCTTGGTTTCAAGTGCTCCAACTGCTTGCTGTGATGGCATCCTCTATTTTCCTCAATCAAAACGGTAAAACTCCCAAACCCAATTTTACGCAGCTTGTTGACACATTTAGTCTTCAGTTGCGGATTATTTTATAATTCTGGGGTCCTGGGTAGGGGCAGAAATCATCGCCACTGTTCCACTGCATCGGTGTAGGCGATCGACATGACATCGACCACATTGTCGGTGGGATTGGCAATAATATAATGGGTCACGACCACACCCCCAGGGGTATTCTCTCCGGCTGCAATTCCTGCCGCCATAGCGGTTTCCACCTCAGAAACAGGTCCGCGAATCACCACCATAAACTCGGCTCTTTCCGCTAAATCATAATGCACGAGGGTGACTCGGGCGGCTTTAACCATCGCATCAGCAGCGGCAAGCACAGCCGGAAACCCTAATGTTTGAATTACTCCAACAGCAGCAGGCATTCTCGCTCTGTCTCCTCGAACGATAAAAGGTATCCCTTAATTGTAGGGGTTTTTTAGCCGGTTTTTACGTCTATGTGGGGATTGCAGGATGAGAGAATGAAGCCGAGGGTCGGGGGGACTCCCTCGCCTACTTTCCCTCGGGTTTTACACGGGATCCGGTCTCTAAAAACCCGCACCCTAAAGGGTGGGGCTATACGGACGAAGCCCGCCTGCGCGGGCTCAAGAGAAAATCGACTTTTTATAACCGGATTTGGTATTAGTTGGCTTTGGGATTTTCAGAAAAAGTCAGCAAAAAGGCTAAATTTTCTTCCGCTTTTAAAGAATGAGGGGCGCTACCGGGCATGAAGACAAAAACTCCGGGTTCTAGGATGATTTCTTTCCCCTCTAAGGTGAGGATGCCTCGCCCTTCAATGACATTAACGGTGGCATTGCGCGGGGCGGTATGTTCAGAAATATCCGTATCGGCAGCTAGGCAAAATAAGGTATATTGACAGGCTTTATCTTGCAAGACTACTTTGCTCAGAACCCCAGAGGCGGGATATTCAATCAGGGTTTTTAATTGGGTGGTAAAAGTTGCATTATTAGGGGCGATCGCAGTCATTGTTATCTGTCTCCTTTTGGTGTTCCATCCCCTTGATTCAAGGGACTGTTTCTAAATTCTACCAAGAAATACTTGAAATTGGGCTGTTACCTTGAAATGGGGATGGCTTAACTATAGGGGTGTTGATTCAAGGTAATTGATTAAGGAGGCAGAGCCTCTGATTTAGCATTCCCTGGCAGAGCCAGGGAACGAGGGTTTTTATTCAATTTTTATTGAGCGATCGCACAAATGGCGATGTAGCCTAATTCATTTTGATAGTTGAGATAGGTGCGGCGCATTTCTAACACCCGTTCGCGTAACGGCGGATTGGTTAAGATATTTTTGGCAATGCGAATGGTCCCCCCCAATCCTTCATCGCGAATTAGTTGTTTCAAGCTCAATAATTCCATGCCTCCGCTGTGGGTTTGCTGCACTTGTAATCCCGCTTCTGCATAAAGCGCTGTCCAATGGGTCAGGGAAAGGGGAGATGAATTCACCCGAATCACTTTAGCTAAAACTTGATGAATTTCTTCTTCTTTGTCCCGAACGAGCATTTCTTGGGAGAGGAATTTGCCTCCGGGTTTGAGTTTTTGGCGAATGGATTTGACCAATTTGGTTTTTCCCGGAAGGGATTGCAGGGTTAAGATGGCTTCGGCTAGGACATAATCAAATTCTCCAGGAATCTCCTCTAAACGAAAAATATCCCCTTCGATGATTTCGATTTGAGATGCCAATCCGGCAGCACGAATATTTTGGCGCGATCGCTCAACACTTTGGGGATTTTTTTCCACCCCAACCACCCGCACTCCAAACCGTTGAGCAATGGCGATCGCACTCTCCCCAAAACTGGAGGCTAACTCTAGCACCGTTTCCCCCGGTTGAAAATTGGCCCAGTTCAATAACTGCTCTGTTGCTGCAATTCCTCCGGGTCTGAGAACGGTTTTCCCCGCAGCAGCTAAAATTTGATGTCCTGGGGCGGTTTTAAAATTTAAAGGGACCGTTGTCATGATATGAGCTTCCTAATTTTTGATGCCAAAAAGGGGTTTAAATGGCTTAACTTTTCGTTAAAAATTCCACTTGGGGCAGAAGGGGGTCTCGAACCAGACCGACTCCTGTAAACCCCCACCGATTCAGGATAGCACCTAGCTGAGAACCAGGTATGGATTCGATCGCCACTCGATCCTTGAAGTCCGGGGCATATTTATTCATATAGGTTAACGCATCAAAATGTTCGCGAAACAACAGCAAATACCCTGAATCCGCTGGTTTATCTGGGTCATTTCCGCGAGGATGGGCCGCAATATAGCTACCGTCAATTTTAGACCGAATTAAGTAATGAATTTGGGAGTACATAATTATCTAAAAAGTTACAAATAAATGGGATAAAACATCTAAGAATTAAAAATTCAGATCTAGTCAAGTGGTTTTAAAATGATTGAGATAAAATTCAGGGATTTGCATAAACTATTGTCAATTATTTATGTTATTCAGAATAACCGCAAAAAATTATCCAGGCAAAACTAGATTAAACCCTTGCTGCATTATGATTATAGCCTATCTTGTCACCCCTTCAGTATCTCATCAATGATGCCGGAGACTGACCATTGTCAACCAGTACAGGCCGGATCCTTTGCTGTTGTGGGTGCCTTCGTACTGCGAGAGACAGTCCCAGATTGACAACAAGGGTTTTTGATTTGATCGCCCGGGACTCCGTTAGCTCGCCCTGGCCCTCCTTCTGTGCTGCCAAAGTGCCGAAGTCTGCCACCAAGGGGGTGAGAATGGGTCAAATTGACATCCAAAGAACGGATATGCTCTAATGCGCTCTATTCCGTCCGGGTGGGTGGATTGGCTCAAATGATTAAATTCCACTTCAGAAGCGATCCGGGTCTCCTGTCTCTCACATTACACATTTTGGTTTTATAATGTTCCTTCCCTGGGTACGTCATAACGAGGGCAAGAGTCTACGCCAAGAGCCACATCAGCTATTAATTCATCAGCGAGGTCGAGAAGCTTGGTGATTCGGACATCGCTGAGTTGGTAGTACACGAAA includes:
- a CDS encoding cupin domain-containing protein yields the protein MTAIAPNNATFTTQLKTLIEYPASGVLSKVVLQDKACQYTLFCLAADTDISEHTAPRNATVNVIEGRGILTLEGKEIILEPGVFVFMPGSAPHSLKAEENLAFLLTFSENPKAN
- a CDS encoding BMC domain-containing protein is translated as MPAAVGVIQTLGFPAVLAAADAMVKAARVTLVHYDLAERAEFMVVIRGPVSEVETAMAAGIAAGENTPGGVVVTHYIIANPTDNVVDVMSIAYTDAVEQWR
- a CDS encoding SAM-dependent methyltransferase, with product MTTVPLNFKTAPGHQILAAAGKTVLRPGGIAATEQLLNWANFQPGETVLELASSFGESAIAIAQRFGVRVVGVEKNPQSVERSRQNIRAAGLASQIEIIEGDIFRLEEIPGEFDYVLAEAILTLQSLPGKTKLVKSIRQKLKPGGKFLSQEMLVRDKEEEIHQVLAKVIRVNSSPLSLTHWTALYAEAGLQVQQTHSGGMELLSLKQLIRDEGLGGTIRIAKNILTNPPLRERVLEMRRTYLNYQNELGYIAICAIAQ
- a CDS encoding carbon dioxide-concentrating mechanism protein CcmK, producing the protein MPSQQAVGALETKGFPGILAAADAMVKAGRVTLVGYIRAGSARFTVMIRGDVSEVKTAMEAGIDAVEHTFGATLETWVIIPRPHENVASVLPIDYSDSVEEYRQATEGMRLPRGNGAPLL